In one window of Vigna radiata var. radiata cultivar VC1973A unplaced genomic scaffold, Vradiata_ver6 scaffold_247, whole genome shotgun sequence DNA:
- the LOC106778218 gene encoding uncharacterized protein LOC106778218: protein MSEEKSIPLGVPNDLPNVGSTSWLDGQNYLQWSQFILRILKSRSKLDHIHGGGPAQDDNIFSIWDKEDSLIMTWMWQSMAPKIRKNYMFHSSAKEIWDDLQSTFSLKKNLAATYDIKNRIFNTKQGSLPVSEYHGILNGLWMELDQIQTMKMCKTDAATLVEFIEGGKIKLFLQGLNHEYDPIRVQIFGREKLPPLSKAFFMVRGEETQRFVMFMEGSPTQALPLQLERESTREQMLGGKRLKEVLMGLLFIL from the coding sequence ATGTCTGAAGAAAAAAGTATTCCTTTGGGGGTACCCAATGACCTACCAAATGTAGGAAGCACCTCGTGGTTGGATGGTCAGAATTACTTACAATGGAGccaatttattttaaggattctcAAGAGTCGTTCAAAACTTGATCATATACATGGAGGAGGACCAGCGCAAGACGAcaacattttttcaatttgggaCAAGGAAGATTCATTAATTATGACTTGGATGTGGCAATCCATGGCTCCTAAGATAaggaaaaattatatgtttcattcttCTGCAAAAGAAATATGGGATGATTTACAGAGTAcgttttctttaaaaaagaatCTTGCTGCTACCTATGATATCAAGAACaggatatttaatacaaaacaggGCTCTCTTCCCGTATCAGAATATCACGGGATCCTGAATGGTCTTTGGATGGAACTCGATCAGATCCAAACAATGAAGATGTGTAAAACAGATGCTGCCACTCTTGTTGAATTCATTGAAGggggaaaaattaaattatttctccAGGGCCTTAATCATGAGTACGACCCAATCCGGGTTCAAAtctttggaagagaaaaattaccACCCTTGTCAAAAGCTTTTTTTATGGTAAGAGGAGAAGAAACTCAGAGATTTGTCATGTTCATGGAGGGATCTCCAACACAGGCTCTGCCATTACAATTGGAAAGGGAGTCCACAAGGGAACAAATGCTGGGGGGAAAACGTTTGAAAGAGGTACTCATGGGACTATTGTTCATACTGTAA